One genomic region from Pantanalinema sp. encodes:
- the mutS gene encoding DNA mismatch repair protein MutS translates to MQPQYSPMMTHYLSLKEQHPDVLLFYRMGDFYEMFFDDAVLASRELELTLTSREGGAGGNRIPMAGIPHHAAEGYLARLIERGYRVAICEQVEDPKQAKGLVKREIVRFVTPGTVLESSFLSEKQNNYLAAIVKGPAGFGLAYCDASTGEFRATQIADPSAVAGELARIAPAELLVPVNPGVWQNMAWGRTPGRLAPSQLDPAWEGLFPEGLNLTPRPDYAFNLEKARAQILAQFRLQSLEGFGLPELPLATMAAGAMLGYIGETQKAQLALFSGIHTYRLSEYMLLDPATRRNLELTQTARDGAWKGSLLSVLDETRTAMGGRKLRQWLLHPLLDAAAIGERHQAVAELAAGAGLRLRLAEQLGGIRDLERLTSRVAAGTANARDLIALRDSLEALPAVVELLTSTQSPALRALQAIPSEIPALALRIRETLVDHPPISLTEGGMVRDGFSAELDETRALLGDSKDWLATFEAQEKERTGIRSLKVGYSKTFGYFLEITHANRDLVPADYQRKQTLVNAERYITPVLKERESAILTAQERIGHMEYEVFSALRSALAPWVSELQAIASHVAAVDVFVGFAEVAVRQGFCRPVVDDSTVLAIEAGRHPVIEQLLPPGTFVPNDTRLDTESSQLVILTGPNMAGKSTFMRQIALIVLMAQVGSFVPARSARIGLVDRIFTRVGAVDDLATGQSTFMVEMNETANILNNASPRALILLDEIGRGTSTFDGISIAWSVSEHLATHVRARTLFATHYHELTALATSQPSVRNYKVLVEETADEVIFLRRVVPGGADRSYGIEVARLAGLPGPVIDRARQVLSEIERRNRISLSLRQAAMDDGANGISQLPLFSAIQPL, encoded by the coding sequence GTGCAGCCCCAGTACTCGCCCATGATGACCCATTACCTCTCGTTGAAGGAGCAGCACCCGGACGTGCTCCTCTTCTACCGGATGGGCGACTTCTACGAGATGTTCTTCGACGACGCGGTGCTCGCGAGCCGCGAGCTCGAGCTGACGCTCACCAGCCGCGAGGGCGGTGCCGGCGGCAACCGCATTCCCATGGCGGGGATCCCGCACCATGCGGCCGAGGGCTATCTGGCCAGGCTGATCGAGCGCGGCTACCGGGTGGCCATCTGCGAGCAGGTCGAGGATCCCAAGCAGGCCAAGGGGCTGGTCAAGCGCGAGATCGTCAGGTTCGTCACCCCGGGCACGGTCCTCGAGTCGAGCTTCCTCTCCGAGAAGCAGAACAACTACCTGGCCGCCATCGTGAAGGGCCCCGCGGGCTTCGGCCTCGCCTACTGCGACGCCTCGACCGGCGAGTTCCGCGCCACCCAGATCGCGGATCCTTCCGCGGTGGCCGGTGAGCTCGCGCGCATCGCCCCGGCCGAGCTTTTGGTGCCCGTCAACCCGGGCGTCTGGCAGAACATGGCCTGGGGCCGCACGCCGGGCCGTCTTGCTCCCTCCCAGCTCGATCCGGCCTGGGAGGGCCTCTTCCCCGAGGGCCTCAACCTCACGCCGCGCCCCGACTACGCCTTCAACCTCGAGAAGGCCCGCGCGCAGATCCTCGCCCAGTTCAGGCTACAGAGCCTGGAGGGCTTCGGCCTGCCGGAGCTGCCGCTCGCGACCATGGCGGCCGGCGCGATGCTCGGCTACATCGGCGAGACCCAGAAGGCACAGCTCGCCCTCTTTTCGGGCATCCACACCTACCGCCTCTCGGAGTACATGCTGCTCGACCCGGCGACCCGTCGCAACCTCGAGCTGACCCAGACCGCCCGGGACGGCGCCTGGAAGGGCTCGCTGCTCTCGGTGCTGGACGAGACCCGCACCGCCATGGGCGGCCGCAAGCTCCGCCAGTGGCTGCTGCACCCCCTGCTCGACGCGGCGGCCATCGGCGAGCGGCACCAGGCGGTCGCCGAGCTCGCCGCGGGTGCCGGCCTGCGCCTGCGGCTTGCGGAGCAGCTCGGCGGCATCCGGGACCTGGAGCGCCTCACCAGCCGCGTGGCGGCCGGCACGGCGAACGCGCGGGACCTCATCGCGCTGCGCGACAGCCTCGAGGCCCTCCCCGCCGTGGTCGAGCTGCTGACTTCGACCCAGAGCCCGGCCCTGCGCGCACTGCAGGCGATCCCCTCCGAGATCCCGGCCCTGGCGCTGCGCATCCGCGAGACCCTGGTCGATCACCCGCCCATCTCCTTGACCGAGGGGGGCATGGTCCGCGACGGCTTCAGCGCCGAGCTCGACGAGACGCGCGCGCTGTTGGGCGACAGCAAGGACTGGCTTGCGACCTTCGAGGCCCAGGAGAAGGAGCGCACGGGGATCCGGAGCCTGAAGGTCGGCTACTCCAAGACCTTCGGTTACTTCCTCGAGATCACCCACGCCAACAGGGACCTGGTGCCCGCCGACTACCAGCGCAAGCAGACGCTCGTCAACGCCGAGCGCTACATCACCCCGGTGCTCAAGGAGCGCGAGAGCGCCATCCTGACGGCACAGGAGCGCATCGGGCACATGGAGTACGAGGTCTTCTCCGCCCTGCGCTCGGCGCTCGCCCCCTGGGTGAGCGAGCTCCAGGCGATCGCCTCGCACGTGGCGGCCGTCGACGTCTTCGTGGGCTTCGCCGAGGTGGCGGTGCGCCAGGGCTTCTGCCGGCCGGTGGTGGACGACTCGACGGTCCTTGCGATCGAGGCGGGCCGCCACCCGGTCATCGAGCAGCTGCTGCCCCCCGGCACCTTCGTCCCCAACGACACCCGCCTCGACACCGAGTCCAGCCAGCTCGTCATCCTGACCGGGCCCAACATGGCCGGAAAGAGCACCTTCATGCGCCAGATCGCGCTGATCGTCCTCATGGCGCAGGTGGGCTCGTTCGTTCCTGCTCGCTCGGCCCGCATCGGCCTGGTGGACCGGATCTTCACCCGCGTGGGCGCGGTGGACGACCTGGCGACGGGGCAATCGACCTTCATGGTCGAGATGAACGAGACGGCCAACATCCTCAACAACGCGAGCCCCCGCGCGCTGATCCTGCTCGACGAGATCGGACGGGGCACCTCGACCTTCGACGGGATCTCCATCGCCTGGTCGGTCAGCGAGCACCTGGCGACGCACGTCCGGGCCCGCACCCTGTTCGCCACCCACTACCACGAGCTGACGGCGCTCGCCACGAGCCAGCCGAGCGTCCGCAACTACAAGGTCCTGGTCGAGGAGACGGCCGACGAGGTGATCTTCCTGCGCCGGGTGGTGCCGGGCGGGGCCGATCGCTCCTACGGCATCGAGGTCGCGCGCCTGGCGGGCCTGCCCGGGCCGGTGATCGACCGGGCGCGCCAGGTCCTCTCCGAGATCGAGCGCCGCAACCGCATCTCGCTCTCCTTGCGGCAGGCGGCCATGGACGACGGGGCGAACGGGATCAGCCAGCTTCCGCTCTTCAGCGCGATCCAGCCGCTGTAG
- a CDS encoding ATPase, T2SS/T4P/T4SS family, with translation MTIPGKRLRLGEILIKAGVLTEDQLAQGLSKQQQTREPLGEILIALGHVTDAQIKHALELQYGVKSFSMKQKPPQELVRLLPEAMIRQHQILPVGISQMTVAMVDPNNILALDDLRLRFKGVSIQPVVITDADFREILKVVPREAAPAPEAEARPEEDRQDPPASGEDQTAAQYAQSLLATALRRKATEIVLEPQEHETWVRLRIDGSLVREPSIAPRLGSAVIGRLKVMANLAPTSGSLAQTGTVKTRHEGRSIHLTLRALTVKHGQMLTLRLFDQSTLEQTTLDSIIHHPGTREVLRRLLRLKSGLVLINGPKHSGKDTLLYALLKEALKDNRSVISFGTMPFELEGIAQAPLDAHRPEISLSQVFEQSPDLLAVPTLTEPELARGLVHGALAGAAAIVGIPTAQRFLHQLLDLSELAPRPVANAVAGVIVIRLVRKLCPACKVPYKPDDQTFTFFKAINETGMLYRSVGCPDCHETGFAGQVGIFGALPFDAQLRHMVASNAPQPQIDQYAKQRGHMALYDYATWVAAQGLTTLEELAKTDLFERVLEANG, from the coding sequence GTGACCATTCCCGGCAAGCGCCTTCGCCTCGGCGAGATCCTGATCAAGGCCGGCGTCCTCACCGAGGACCAGCTCGCCCAGGGCCTCTCGAAGCAGCAGCAGACCCGGGAGCCGCTGGGCGAGATCCTGATCGCCCTCGGCCACGTCACCGACGCCCAGATCAAGCACGCGCTCGAGCTCCAGTACGGGGTCAAGAGCTTCTCCATGAAGCAGAAGCCCCCGCAGGAGCTCGTGCGCCTGCTTCCCGAGGCCATGATCCGGCAGCACCAGATCCTGCCGGTCGGCATCTCCCAGATGACCGTGGCCATGGTCGACCCCAACAACATCCTGGCGCTGGACGACCTTCGCCTGCGCTTCAAGGGCGTCTCCATCCAGCCGGTGGTCATCACCGACGCGGACTTCCGCGAGATCCTGAAGGTCGTCCCGCGCGAGGCGGCCCCGGCCCCCGAGGCGGAGGCGCGCCCCGAGGAGGACCGGCAGGATCCCCCAGCGTCCGGCGAGGACCAGACCGCCGCCCAGTACGCCCAGAGCCTGCTTGCGACCGCCCTGCGGCGCAAGGCCACCGAGATCGTCCTGGAGCCCCAGGAGCACGAGACCTGGGTGCGCCTGCGGATCGACGGGAGCCTGGTGCGCGAGCCCTCGATCGCCCCGCGCCTTGGCTCGGCCGTCATCGGCCGCCTGAAGGTGATGGCCAACCTCGCCCCCACCTCGGGCAGCCTCGCGCAGACCGGCACGGTCAAGACGCGCCACGAAGGGCGCTCCATCCACCTCACCCTGCGCGCGCTGACGGTCAAGCACGGCCAGATGCTCACCCTGCGCCTGTTCGACCAGAGCACGCTGGAGCAGACGACCCTCGACTCGATCATCCACCACCCCGGAACCCGCGAGGTGCTGCGCCGCCTGTTGCGCCTCAAGAGCGGGCTCGTGCTGATCAACGGCCCCAAGCATTCCGGCAAGGACACCCTGCTCTACGCCCTGCTCAAGGAAGCGCTCAAGGACAACCGCAGCGTGATCAGCTTCGGCACCATGCCCTTCGAGCTGGAGGGGATCGCCCAGGCGCCGCTGGACGCGCACCGGCCCGAAATCTCCCTGAGCCAGGTCTTCGAGCAGTCGCCCGACCTTCTGGCCGTGCCCACCTTGACCGAGCCCGAGCTCGCGCGCGGCCTGGTCCACGGGGCGCTCGCGGGGGCCGCGGCCATCGTCGGGATCCCGACCGCCCAGCGCTTCCTGCACCAGCTTCTGGACCTCTCGGAGCTCGCGCCGAGGCCGGTGGCGAACGCCGTGGCCGGGGTGATCGTCATTCGCCTGGTGAGAAAGCTGTGCCCGGCCTGCAAGGTGCCCTACAAGCCCGATGACCAGACGTTCACCTTCTTCAAGGCGATCAACGAGACGGGGATGCTCTACCGATCGGTCGGTTGCCCGGACTGCCACGAGACGGGCTTCGCGGGCCAGGTGGGCATCTTCGGGGCCCTGCCCTTCGACGCCCAGCTGCGCCACATGGTCGCAAGCAACGCCCCCCAGCCCCAGATCGATCAGTACGCCAAGCAGCGTGGGCACATGGCGCTGTACGACTACGCCACCTGGGTCGCCGCCCAGGGCCTGACCACCCTCGAAGAGCTGGCGAAGACCGACCTCTTCGAGCGGGTCTTGGAGGCGAACGGTTGA
- a CDS encoding thymidine phosphorylase — translation MTILKMIKDKRDGNAHAEDEIRWLVDNVSRVPDYQLSAWLMAVVLRGMTIEETTFLTHAMAHSGQVLDLSDVPGPRADKHSTGGVGDKVTLVLGPLVAAAGVTVAKLSGRGLGHTGGTVDKIEAIPGMTCDLSVERFKQQLRDIGVVVASQTAELAPADAILYALRDVTGTVESIPLIAASVLSKKIAAGADVILLDVKTGAGAFMRDDQSARELATTMMQVGERLGKHVACVVSEMGQPLGTAVGHANEVAEAINTLRGEGPRDLTDLSVALGALILVGGGLAKDREEGEAKLRAVIESGAALTKLAALIEAQGGNPEVIRDPSLMAQPRFRIPVEAPEAGYVQALDALSVGLAGKEIGAGRLVKGAPIDLAVGVMLHKKVGDWVEKGETLAHLLVNDESKIPTASQALLGAYRIGGEPATPSALIKAVYSAERSALK, via the coding sequence ATGACGATCTTGAAGATGATCAAGGACAAGCGGGACGGCAACGCCCACGCCGAGGACGAGATCCGGTGGCTGGTGGACAACGTCTCGCGCGTGCCCGACTACCAGCTCTCGGCCTGGCTGATGGCGGTGGTGCTGCGCGGCATGACCATCGAGGAGACGACCTTCCTGACCCACGCCATGGCCCACTCGGGCCAGGTCCTGGACCTCTCGGACGTGCCCGGCCCCCGCGCCGACAAGCACTCCACCGGCGGGGTGGGCGACAAGGTCACCCTGGTGCTCGGGCCCCTGGTCGCCGCCGCCGGCGTCACCGTCGCCAAGCTCTCCGGCCGCGGCCTGGGCCACACCGGCGGCACCGTCGACAAGATCGAGGCCATCCCGGGCATGACCTGCGACCTCTCGGTGGAGCGCTTCAAGCAGCAGCTGCGCGACATCGGGGTGGTGGTCGCGAGCCAGACCGCGGAGCTCGCCCCCGCCGACGCCATCCTCTACGCCCTGCGCGACGTGACCGGCACCGTCGAGAGCATCCCCTTGATCGCGGCCTCGGTCCTCTCCAAGAAGATCGCCGCCGGCGCCGACGTGATCCTGCTCGACGTCAAGACCGGAGCGGGGGCCTTCATGCGCGACGACCAGAGCGCCCGCGAGCTCGCGACCACGATGATGCAGGTCGGCGAGCGCCTGGGCAAGCACGTCGCCTGCGTCGTCAGCGAGATGGGCCAGCCCCTGGGCACGGCCGTCGGCCACGCCAACGAGGTCGCCGAGGCCATCAACACCCTGCGCGGCGAGGGCCCCCGGGACCTCACGGACCTCTCGGTCGCCCTCGGCGCCCTGATCCTCGTCGGCGGCGGCCTCGCCAAGGACCGCGAGGAGGGCGAGGCGAAGCTGCGCGCGGTGATCGAGAGCGGCGCGGCGCTGACCAAGCTCGCGGCGCTGATCGAAGCCCAGGGCGGGAACCCCGAGGTCATCCGCGACCCCTCGCTCATGGCCCAGCCCCGGTTCCGGATCCCCGTGGAGGCGCCCGAGGCGGGCTACGTCCAGGCCCTGGACGCCCTCTCGGTCGGCCTCGCCGGCAAGGAGATCGGCGCTGGCCGCCTGGTGAAGGGCGCCCCCATCGACCTGGCGGTCGGCGTGATGCTGCACAAGAAGGTGGGCGACTGGGTAGAAAAGGGTGAGACGCTCGCCCATCTGCTCGTCAACGACGAGAGCAAGATCCCGACGGCTAGCCAGGCGTTGCTTGGCGCCTACCGGATCGGCGGCGAGCCCGCGACCCCCTCGGCGTTGATCAAGGCCGTCTACTCGGCCGAGCGGAGCGCCCTGAAGTAG